One segment of Comamonas thiooxydans DNA contains the following:
- a CDS encoding 3-(methylthio)propionyl-CoA ligase → MLGLMQSQPLLISSLIEFAARNHADGEIVSRRVEGDIHRYTYKDLAARSRQLANKLDAMGLAQGDRVASLAWNGYRHMEMYFGVSGSGRVLHTVNPRLHPEQVAWIVNHAEDKVLCFDLTFLPIIQAVHAKCPQVQQWVVLCDADRLPADSGIPGLVSYESWIAGQSNQYRWPQFDENTASSMCYTSGTTGNPKAVLYSHRSSTLHAYAAALPDVMCLSARDSVLPVVPMFHVNAWGLPYSAALTGCKMVFPGPALDGKSVYELIESEGVTFAAGVPTVWQMLLGYMKPGGLRFSKLNRTVIGGSACPPAMITAFQDDYGVEVLHAWGMTEMSPLGTLCTLKNKHLELPKEEQMKILQKQGRAIYGVEMKIVNDAGDEQPWDGKSYGDLLVRGPWIIDSYYKGSGNPLVRGADGHGWFPTGDVATIDPDGYMQITDRSKDVIKSGGEWISSIDIENIAMANPAVAMAACIGMPHPKWDERPIVAVVKKPGAEITREELLKFYEGKTAKWQIPDDVVFVEAIPIGATGKMLKTRLREELKDYQLPTAV, encoded by the coding sequence ATGTTGGGTCTGATGCAAAGCCAGCCGCTGTTGATTTCTTCCCTGATCGAGTTTGCCGCTCGCAACCATGCCGATGGAGAGATAGTCTCCCGCCGTGTGGAAGGCGATATCCACCGCTATACCTACAAGGATCTGGCGGCGCGCTCGCGTCAGCTTGCCAACAAGCTCGATGCCATGGGCCTGGCCCAGGGCGACAGGGTGGCCAGTCTGGCCTGGAATGGCTATCGTCACATGGAGATGTATTTTGGCGTCAGCGGCTCGGGCCGGGTGCTGCACACCGTCAATCCGCGCCTGCACCCCGAGCAGGTCGCTTGGATTGTCAACCACGCCGAAGACAAGGTGCTGTGCTTTGACCTGACCTTTTTACCCATCATCCAGGCCGTGCATGCCAAATGCCCGCAGGTGCAGCAATGGGTGGTGCTCTGCGATGCAGACCGGCTGCCGGCAGACAGCGGCATTCCCGGCCTCGTCAGCTACGAGAGCTGGATTGCGGGCCAGTCCAATCAATACCGCTGGCCGCAGTTTGACGAGAACACCGCCTCCAGCATGTGCTACACCAGCGGCACCACGGGCAACCCCAAGGCCGTGCTCTACAGCCACCGCTCCAGCACGCTGCACGCCTATGCTGCAGCGCTGCCCGATGTGATGTGCCTGTCGGCCCGTGATTCGGTGCTGCCCGTGGTCCCCATGTTCCACGTCAATGCCTGGGGTCTGCCCTATTCGGCGGCGCTCACGGGCTGCAAGATGGTTTTTCCGGGCCCGGCGCTCGACGGCAAGTCGGTCTATGAGCTGATCGAGTCGGAAGGCGTGACCTTTGCTGCTGGCGTGCCCACCGTCTGGCAGATGCTGCTCGGCTATATGAAGCCGGGTGGCCTACGTTTTTCCAAGCTCAATCGCACGGTGATCGGCGGCTCCGCCTGCCCGCCAGCCATGATCACGGCCTTCCAGGACGACTACGGCGTGGAGGTGCTGCACGCCTGGGGCATGACGGAGATGAGTCCGCTGGGCACGCTGTGCACGCTCAAGAACAAGCATCTGGAACTGCCCAAGGAAGAGCAGATGAAGATCCTGCAGAAGCAGGGGCGCGCGATCTATGGTGTGGAGATGAAGATCGTCAACGATGCCGGCGACGAGCAGCCCTGGGATGGCAAGAGCTATGGCGACCTGCTGGTGCGCGGCCCCTGGATCATCGACAGCTATTACAAAGGCAGCGGCAACCCCCTGGTGCGCGGGGCTGACGGCCACGGTTGGTTCCCGACGGGGGATGTGGCGACGATAGACCCCGACGGCTATATGCAGATCACCGACCGCAGCAAGGATGTGATCAAGTCCGGCGGCGAATGGATCAGCTCCATCGATATTGAAAACATCGCCATGGCCAACCCGGCCGTGGCCATGGCGGCCTGCATAGGTATGCCGCATCCAAAGTGGGACGAGCGTCCCATTGTGGCTGTGGTCAAGAAGCCCGGCGCGGAAATCACGCGTGAGGAGCTGCTGAAGTTCTATGAGGGCAAGACGGCCAAGTGGCAGATTCCCGATGATGTGGTGTTTGTGGAAGCTATTCCGATCGGTGCCACAGGCAAGATGCTCAAGACCCGTCTGCGCGAGGAACTCAAGGACTACCAACTGCCCACGGCGGTCTGA
- a CDS encoding YdiU family protein → MLLKHNDCMSESPAPQWRKPGRFEALGPAFFTYLQPTPVPEPHWIATSTSTARWMGLNPEWLHSAEALQILSGNALTTQGHSDSKPLATVYSGHQFGVWAGQLGDGRAILLGETEQGFEVQLKGAGRTPYSRMGDGRAVLRSSIREFLCSEAMAALGIPTTRALALTGSPLPVARETMETAAVVTRVAESFIRFGHFEHFAARDMLTELKALADLVIDQHYPECRTAAALNGNPYANLLQAVSERTARLMAQWQGVGFCHGVMNTDNMSILGLTIDYGPFQFLDAFDPGHICNHSDSQGRYAFNRQPQVAYWNLYCLGQALLPLIGDEELTIAALESYKTVFPAAYARQMLAKLGLPENEAGTPATEGRFAQLVNPLLQILADSKVDYTIFFSRLTDAVAQRQETKIDFEPLRDIILDRASFDAWSLTYSEQLAQVDQAQAFDLMQKSNPRFVLRNHLGETVIRAAQAGDFAPVQQMLAVLQAPYESHPDHADWAGFPPDWASSIEISCSS, encoded by the coding sequence ATGCTGCTCAAGCACAATGATTGCATGAGCGAATCCCCTGCCCCGCAATGGCGCAAGCCCGGCCGCTTCGAAGCCCTGGGCCCGGCTTTTTTCACCTATCTGCAACCCACGCCCGTACCCGAGCCGCACTGGATTGCCACCAGCACCAGCACGGCCCGCTGGATGGGTCTGAACCCCGAATGGCTGCACAGCGCCGAAGCGCTGCAAATCCTCAGCGGCAATGCTCTGACTACTCAGGGCCATAGTGACAGCAAGCCGCTGGCCACTGTCTATAGCGGCCACCAGTTCGGCGTCTGGGCCGGCCAGCTTGGCGATGGCCGTGCCATTCTGCTGGGCGAGACTGAGCAGGGCTTTGAAGTCCAGCTCAAGGGCGCAGGCCGCACCCCCTATTCGCGCATGGGCGACGGCCGGGCGGTCTTGCGTTCGTCGATTCGCGAATTTCTCTGCAGCGAAGCGATGGCAGCTCTGGGCATTCCCACCACGCGAGCGCTGGCGCTGACGGGCTCGCCCCTGCCCGTGGCACGCGAGACCATGGAGACCGCCGCCGTCGTGACCCGTGTGGCCGAGAGCTTCATCCGCTTCGGCCATTTCGAGCATTTCGCCGCGCGCGACATGCTGACCGAACTCAAAGCCCTGGCCGACCTGGTCATAGACCAGCATTACCCGGAATGTCGTACGGCCGCTGCACTGAACGGAAACCCCTACGCCAATTTGCTGCAGGCCGTGAGCGAACGCACTGCCCGGCTGATGGCCCAGTGGCAAGGCGTGGGTTTTTGCCACGGTGTGATGAATACCGACAATATGAGCATTCTGGGCCTGACCATCGACTACGGCCCCTTCCAGTTTCTCGACGCATTCGACCCCGGCCATATCTGCAACCACAGCGACAGCCAGGGCCGCTATGCCTTTAACCGCCAGCCCCAGGTGGCCTACTGGAATCTCTACTGCCTGGGCCAGGCCCTACTGCCGCTGATCGGCGACGAAGAACTGACGATTGCAGCGCTGGAGTCGTACAAGACCGTCTTTCCCGCCGCCTATGCGCGCCAGATGCTGGCCAAGCTGGGCCTGCCCGAGAACGAGGCCGGCACGCCTGCCACCGAAGGCCGCTTTGCGCAGCTGGTCAACCCGCTGCTGCAGATCCTGGCAGACAGCAAGGTGGACTACACCATTTTCTTCAGCCGCCTGACTGATGCAGTTGCACAGAGGCAGGAAACGAAAATTGACTTTGAGCCACTGCGTGACATCATTCTGGATCGCGCCAGCTTTGATGCTTGGTCACTCACTTATTCAGAGCAACTGGCGCAAGTGGATCAAGCGCAAGCCTTCGATTTGATGCAAAAATCCAATCCGCGCTTTGTGCTGCGCAACCATCTGGGCGAGACCGTGATTCGCGCCGCCCAGGCAGGCGACTTTGCGCCTGTGCAGCAAATGCTGGCGGTGCTGCAAGCGCCTTATGAATCGCACCCGGACCACGCCGACTGGGCCGGCTTCCCGCCCGACTGGGCTTCCTCGATTGAAATCAGCTGTTCATCATGA
- the msrB gene encoding peptide-methionine (R)-S-oxide reductase MsrB has protein sequence MSFPVQKSDQEWQALLQDKGAEAAAFQVTRHAATERPFTGKYEQFWADGSYHCICCGNKLFDSHTKFDAGCGWPSFDQAVPGAITNIVDRSHGMVRTETVCSNCGAHLGHVFPDGPTDTGLRYCMNSASLDFQNEPQK, from the coding sequence ATGAGCTTTCCTGTCCAGAAATCCGACCAAGAATGGCAAGCCCTGCTGCAGGACAAGGGTGCCGAAGCCGCGGCCTTCCAGGTCACACGCCACGCAGCCACCGAAAGGCCGTTCACCGGCAAATACGAGCAGTTCTGGGCCGATGGCAGCTACCACTGCATATGCTGCGGCAACAAGCTGTTCGACTCCCACACCAAGTTTGACGCCGGCTGTGGCTGGCCCAGCTTTGACCAGGCCGTGCCCGGCGCCATCACCAATATCGTGGACCGCAGCCACGGCATGGTGCGCACCGAGACGGTATGCAGCAACTGCGGAGCTCATCTGGGCCATGTCTTTCCCGACGGACCCACCGACACCGGCCTGCGCTACTGCATGAACTCGGCCTCGCTGGATTTCCAGAACGAGCCCCAAAAATAA
- a CDS encoding septation protein A produces MKLLIDFFPIILFFVAFKVWGIYTATAVAIVATVVQIAYLRFKTGKIEPMQWMSLGVIVLFGGATLLAHDDNFIKWKPTVLYWLMGGALLIGQLVFKKNLLRSVMGAQLQLPDAIWLKLNWAWTAFFAAMGGLNIWVAYNFDTDTWVNFKLFGGMGLMVVFVIAQAIYMSRYLPQDGVPNAAEAKDKQP; encoded by the coding sequence ATGAAGCTGCTGATTGATTTCTTTCCCATCATCCTGTTTTTCGTGGCCTTCAAGGTCTGGGGCATTTACACCGCCACAGCCGTGGCCATTGTCGCCACCGTGGTGCAGATCGCCTATCTGCGCTTCAAGACCGGCAAGATCGAGCCCATGCAATGGATGAGCCTGGGCGTCATCGTACTGTTCGGCGGCGCCACTTTACTGGCCCATGACGACAACTTCATCAAATGGAAGCCCACGGTGCTGTACTGGCTCATGGGCGGTGCGCTGCTGATCGGTCAGCTGGTGTTCAAAAAGAACCTGCTGCGCTCCGTCATGGGCGCGCAGCTGCAACTGCCCGACGCCATCTGGCTCAAGCTCAACTGGGCCTGGACCGCTTTCTTCGCCGCCATGGGCGGACTCAACATCTGGGTAGCCTATAACTTCGACACCGATACCTGGGTCAACTTCAAGCTGTTTGGTGGCATGGGACTGATGGTGGTGTTCGTGATTGCGCAAGCCATCTACATGAGCCGCTACCTGCCCCAGGACGGCGTGCCCAACGCGGCCGAAGCCAAGGACAAGCAGCCATGA
- a CDS encoding BolA family transcriptional regulator produces the protein MSLTISAQAMDAALRQRLAPTRLEVIDESYQHAGHAGANDSGVGTHFRVRIAGPAFDGKTRVARHRLVYDALQDFIDQGVHAIAIEVL, from the coding sequence ATGAGCCTGACCATCAGTGCCCAAGCCATGGACGCCGCCTTGCGCCAGCGCCTGGCCCCGACCAGACTCGAAGTCATCGACGAGAGCTATCAGCATGCCGGTCATGCCGGAGCCAACGACAGCGGTGTGGGCACGCATTTTCGCGTGCGCATCGCCGGCCCTGCCTTTGATGGAAAAACCCGCGTGGCACGCCACCGCCTTGTGTATGATGCACTGCAAGACTTCATTGACCAGGGTGTTCATGCCATCGCCATTGAAGTACTTTGA
- a CDS encoding peptidylprolyl isomerase gives MKQKQLARIVAAAVLGAAALSASAQNVAIVNGKAVPMARVNALKTQIEASGQPVVPEMEKMIKDEVIAREIFMQEANRRGLAGSEAYKQQMEMARQTVLIRALFDDFRKKNPVTDAEAKAEYDKFVAANGGKEYKASHILVESEDRAKAIIAEVKAGKKFEDIAKKESKDPGSGARGGDLDWANPNNYVPEFTEALIKLKKGEMTDAPVKSQFGWHIIRMDDERQAEMPKFEDVKPQITQQLQQQKEQQFQDQLRKSAKIQ, from the coding sequence ATGAAACAAAAGCAACTGGCCCGCATCGTGGCCGCCGCTGTTCTGGGCGCAGCCGCCCTGTCCGCCTCGGCCCAGAATGTGGCCATCGTCAATGGCAAGGCCGTTCCCATGGCCCGCGTCAATGCCTTGAAGACCCAGATCGAAGCCAGCGGCCAGCCTGTTGTGCCCGAGATGGAAAAGATGATCAAGGATGAAGTCATCGCGCGTGAAATCTTCATGCAGGAAGCCAACCGTCGCGGTCTGGCCGGCTCCGAAGCCTACAAGCAGCAGATGGAAATGGCACGCCAGACCGTGCTGATCCGCGCGCTGTTTGACGACTTCCGCAAGAAGAACCCCGTGACCGATGCCGAAGCCAAGGCCGAGTACGACAAATTCGTCGCTGCCAATGGCGGTAAGGAATACAAGGCCAGCCACATCCTGGTGGAATCCGAAGACCGCGCCAAGGCCATCATTGCCGAGGTGAAGGCCGGCAAGAAGTTTGAAGACATCGCCAAGAAGGAATCCAAGGATCCCGGATCGGGTGCCCGTGGCGGTGATCTGGACTGGGCCAACCCCAACAACTACGTACCCGAGTTCACCGAAGCCCTGATCAAGCTCAAGAAGGGCGAGATGACCGACGCGCCCGTCAAGAGCCAGTTCGGCTGGCACATCATCCGCATGGATGACGAGCGTCAGGCCGAAATGCCCAAGTTTGAAGATGTCAAACCCCAGATCACGCAACAGCTGCAGCAGCAAAAAGAGCAGCAGTTCCAAGATCAGCTGCGCAAAAGCGCAAAAATCCAGTAA
- a CDS encoding RNA polymerase sigma factor — protein MLAPSLAQAQPADEALMCSYAAGQATAFETLYSRHSLRIWRYFYRNTGDAALADDLAQDLWFAVVDSAARYGVRSKFTTWLFTMAHNRLVDHWRRQRPGISLSADTPESMRLAESLFAASGFEPEQQLDRQLMAQAILSALARLPAEQRECFLLQVEADLTLAEIAQATGVAEETAKSRLRYARTKLRAALEELA, from the coding sequence ATGCTTGCACCGTCGCTTGCCCAAGCCCAACCCGCCGATGAAGCCCTGATGTGCAGCTATGCCGCAGGGCAGGCCACAGCTTTCGAGACGCTTTATTCCCGGCACAGCCTGCGCATATGGCGCTATTTCTATCGAAACACCGGCGATGCGGCGCTGGCCGACGATCTGGCGCAGGACCTCTGGTTTGCCGTGGTGGATAGCGCCGCCCGTTATGGGGTGCGCAGCAAGTTCACGACCTGGCTGTTCACCATGGCGCACAACCGCCTGGTCGATCACTGGCGCAGGCAGCGGCCGGGCATCAGCCTGTCGGCAGACACGCCAGAGTCCATGCGGCTGGCCGAAAGCCTGTTTGCGGCCTCGGGCTTCGAGCCCGAGCAGCAACTTGATCGCCAGCTCATGGCCCAGGCCATTCTGTCTGCACTGGCCCGGCTCCCGGCCGAGCAGCGCGAGTGTTTTCTGCTGCAGGTCGAGGCTGATCTGACGCTGGCCGAAATTGCCCAGGCCACCGGCGTTGCCGAGGAAACGGCCAAGAGCCGTTTGCGCTATGCGCGTACCAAATTACGCGCCGCGCTGGAGGAACTGGCATGA
- a CDS encoding cytosine permease, which produces MNSSSSTSANRALAPVTAQERVFAWRDHASLWFSLGVGLLVMQMGAYLLPALSPLHALIAIGIGSLIGAGLLGWVGKLGCDSGLSSAGLMHSVYGRHFARLPIVLNIIQLLGWGSFELVVMRDATVALGKQSGTMGAAYWPWLATLLWGGVILLLMSGSMTTLVRRIISRVALPLVIASLLWLSWQFLKMAGATGLGNLLAREGAGGMSMLGAVDLVIAMPISWLPLVADYARHGKSGKSALTGAWTGFALANIWCYSLGVLVALTLPSEDLVTALLLAQGGLIALSLILIDEVDNAYGDAYSGAMSAHSLQPRWSIRRWGLLIAALCTALAMVLPMHSLEPFLLLLSSCFVPLFGVMLGRLAFGTDAVQLMQKAPAVRWDAVAIWVLGIAFYHLLPYVSTALGSALPTLALTFAAAVATRQPQPRSVAA; this is translated from the coding sequence ATGAATTCATCTTCTTCCACATCGGCCAATCGGGCCCTGGCCCCGGTGACGGCCCAGGAGCGCGTCTTTGCCTGGCGCGACCATGCCTCGCTGTGGTTCAGTCTGGGCGTGGGCCTGCTGGTCATGCAGATGGGGGCCTATCTGCTGCCAGCGCTCAGCCCGCTGCATGCGCTGATCGCGATCGGTATCGGCTCGCTGATCGGCGCCGGCCTGCTGGGCTGGGTGGGCAAGCTGGGTTGCGACAGCGGCCTGTCCAGCGCCGGGCTGATGCACAGCGTCTACGGCCGCCACTTCGCACGACTGCCTATCGTGCTCAACATCATCCAGCTGCTGGGCTGGGGCAGTTTCGAGCTGGTGGTGATGCGCGACGCCACCGTGGCGCTGGGTAAGCAAAGCGGCACCATGGGCGCCGCCTACTGGCCCTGGCTGGCCACGCTGCTCTGGGGTGGCGTGATTCTGCTGCTGATGAGCGGCTCCATGACCACCCTGGTACGCCGCATCATCTCGCGCGTGGCCTTGCCGCTGGTGATTGCCTCGCTGCTGTGGCTGAGCTGGCAATTCCTCAAAATGGCCGGCGCCACCGGCCTGGGCAACTTGCTGGCCCGCGAGGGTGCGGGCGGCATGAGCATGCTCGGCGCTGTCGATCTGGTGATCGCCATGCCCATCAGCTGGCTGCCACTGGTGGCCGACTATGCGCGCCACGGCAAAAGCGGCAAGTCCGCGCTGACGGGCGCCTGGACCGGCTTTGCCCTGGCCAATATCTGGTGCTACTCCCTGGGCGTGCTGGTGGCCCTGACCCTGCCCAGCGAAGACCTGGTCACGGCCCTGCTGCTGGCCCAGGGCGGGCTGATTGCCCTGTCGCTGATTCTGATCGACGAGGTGGACAACGCCTATGGCGATGCCTACTCGGGTGCCATGTCGGCCCACAGCCTGCAACCGCGCTGGAGCATTCGCCGCTGGGGCCTGCTGATCGCGGCCCTGTGCACGGCACTGGCCATGGTGCTGCCCATGCACAGCCTGGAGCCGTTTCTGCTGTTGCTCAGCTCCTGCTTTGTGCCGCTGTTCGGCGTGATGCTGGGGCGCCTGGCCTTTGGCACCGATGCCGTGCAACTGATGCAAAAAGCGCCCGCCGTGCGCTGGGATGCCGTGGCCATCTGGGTGCTGGGCATTGCCTTCTATCACCTGCTGCCCTATGTCAGCACGGCCCTGGGTTCGGCACTGCCCACGCTGGCGCTGACCTTTGCGGCGGCAGTCGCCACACGCCAGCCGCAGCCTCGCTCCGTTGCCGCCTGA
- a CDS encoding ankyrin repeat domain-containing protein, producing the protein MNQPTSAYGRASLTTRLTLALTALAAATLLTACQSRASANAPAATPAAAAAAKAGDPQMLGQQLLAAAAQGDAVAVRNLLAGNAPVDVQDARGNTPLLLATAANHIEVARSLLMHGASPNIQNQMQDSSYLLAGAQGRLEIVRMTISYGADLKSTNRYGGTALIPACERGHLETAQALIMAGVDVNHVNRLGWTCLMEAVVLSDGGPRHQAIIQALIDAKADLNLPDKDGVTALAHARQRGQKAVVQLLQAAGAR; encoded by the coding sequence ATGAACCAGCCAACCAGCGCCTATGGGCGCGCCTCGTTGACGACTCGATTGACGCTTGCATTGACAGCTCTGGCAGCAGCGACGCTGCTGACCGCCTGCCAGAGTAGGGCGTCGGCGAATGCTCCGGCTGCAACACCTGCCGCTGCTGCGGCGGCAAAGGCGGGGGACCCGCAGATGCTGGGCCAGCAATTGCTGGCCGCTGCCGCGCAGGGCGATGCCGTGGCGGTGCGCAACCTGCTGGCCGGCAACGCGCCTGTCGACGTGCAGGACGCCCGGGGCAATACCCCGTTGCTGCTGGCCACGGCTGCCAACCATATCGAGGTGGCGCGATCGCTGCTGATGCATGGTGCCAGCCCCAATATCCAGAACCAGATGCAGGACAGCTCCTATCTGCTGGCCGGCGCGCAGGGCCGGCTGGAGATTGTGCGCATGACGATCTCCTATGGCGCCGATCTCAAGAGCACCAACCGCTATGGCGGCACGGCCCTGATTCCGGCTTGCGAGCGCGGCCATCTGGAAACCGCCCAGGCGCTGATCATGGCTGGTGTGGATGTGAACCATGTCAACCGGCTGGGCTGGACCTGCCTGATGGAGGCCGTGGTGCTCAGCGATGGCGGGCCGCGCCATCAGGCCATCATCCAGGCCTTGATCGACGCGAAGGCGGATCTGAATCTGCCCGACAAGGATGGGGTGACGGCCCTGGCCCATGCACGCCAGCGCGGGCAGAAGGCCGTGGTGCAGCTGCTCCAGGCCGCGGGCGCTAGGTAA
- a CDS encoding SH3 domain-containing protein, with amino-acid sequence MPCNRWIRTAATSSLIALGALTAGLLPALAQAQEFVSIKGKTVNVREQPNTRSATLWELSKGYPLQVTQRKGQWLRVKDYESTLGWVHAPLTSKSPHMVVTARTANLRSGPGQKHNRVGKLEQHEVLQTLKKQGSWAQVQRSNGQSGWVAKNLVWGW; translated from the coding sequence GTGCCTTGCAACCGCTGGATCCGCACCGCCGCCACTTCAAGCCTGATCGCGCTGGGTGCGCTCACCGCCGGCCTGCTGCCGGCCCTCGCACAAGCCCAGGAATTTGTCAGCATCAAGGGCAAGACCGTGAATGTGCGCGAGCAGCCCAACACCCGCTCCGCAACCCTCTGGGAACTGAGCAAGGGCTATCCGCTGCAAGTCACCCAGCGCAAGGGCCAGTGGCTGCGCGTGAAGGACTATGAGTCGACGCTAGGTTGGGTCCACGCTCCGCTGACCAGCAAGAGCCCGCACATGGTGGTGACGGCGCGCACGGCCAATCTGCGCTCCGGCCCCGGCCAGAAACACAACCGGGTAGGCAAGCTGGAGCAGCATGAGGTGCTGCAGACTCTGAAAAAGCAAGGCAGCTGGGCCCAGGTCCAGCGCAGCAATGGCCAAAGCGGCTGGGTGGCCAAGAATCTGGTCTGGGGCTGGTAA
- the thiD gene encoding bifunctional hydroxymethylpyrimidine kinase/phosphomethylpyrimidine kinase, whose product MTVIASSPISGAAKKRYARVLSIAGSDSGGGAGIQADLKTCAALGCYGMTAITAITVQNTLGVTGIHGIPLDTVRGQIDAVVQDIGVDAVKIGMLATPDVVSVVADAIRRHRVRNVVLDPVMVATSGDRLIVPETAQALVQELFPLATVITPNLDEAALLLGRNIEGIGALDAAVADLLAMGAPAVLLKGGHLSGDLVMDVLGRQGRPAGDYLRLQSQRIVTHNGHGTGCTLSSAIASFLAQGLALEAAVTEARRYILGAIEAGAEVYTGQGHGPLNHGYAPRAQLIVEG is encoded by the coding sequence ATGACAGTGATTGCTTCTTCCCCCATCTCCGGCGCCGCAAAAAAGCGCTATGCACGCGTGCTCTCCATCGCCGGCTCGGACAGCGGCGGCGGCGCCGGCATCCAGGCCGACCTCAAGACCTGTGCGGCTCTGGGCTGCTACGGCATGACGGCTATCACGGCCATCACCGTGCAGAACACGCTGGGCGTGACGGGTATTCATGGCATTCCGCTGGATACCGTGCGCGGCCAGATCGATGCCGTTGTGCAGGACATAGGCGTCGATGCCGTCAAGATCGGCATGCTGGCAACCCCCGATGTGGTGAGCGTGGTGGCGGATGCGATTCGTCGCCACCGGGTCAGGAACGTGGTGCTGGACCCGGTGATGGTGGCCACCAGCGGCGATCGCCTGATCGTTCCCGAGACGGCCCAGGCGCTGGTGCAGGAGCTGTTCCCGCTGGCTACGGTGATTACCCCCAATCTGGATGAAGCAGCTTTGCTGCTGGGTCGCAACATCGAAGGCATTGGAGCGCTGGATGCGGCCGTGGCCGATCTGCTGGCCATGGGGGCGCCGGCCGTATTGCTCAAGGGCGGGCATCTGAGCGGTGATCTGGTCATGGATGTGCTGGGCCGGCAAGGCCGGCCGGCTGGCGACTATCTGCGCCTGCAGTCGCAGCGCATCGTCACCCATAACGGCCATGGCACGGGCTGCACGCTGTCGTCGGCGATTGCCTCCTTCCTGGCCCAGGGGCTGGCGCTGGAGGCCGCAGTGACCGAGGCGCGCCGCTATATTCTGGGTGCCATCGAGGCAGGAGCCGAGGTCTATACCGGCCAGGGCCATGGCCCCCTCAATCACGGCTATGCGCCACGAGCGCAGCTGATCGTCGAAGGCTGA
- a CDS encoding FAD-dependent oxidoreductase translates to MSLLQASSKIAILGGGLMGRLLALALAQRGHAIDLYDAHGPQGDGAAARVAAAMLAPLAESAITEPGVVRMGQHGLKRWPELIAQLEQHVFLQQNGTLILWHRQDQGDAARFFGLLEKNRRINPSLPAMQEKTGAALQDCEPALQGRFNQAVYLPGEGQLDNRQLLTALVDKLSALGVQLHWDSPREIGDFRPGEVGQPDFVFDCRGLGARSQWKQLRGIRGEVVRIHAPEVTLQRPTRLIHPRYPIYIAPKEDHLFVIGATEIESDDMSPASVRSTLELLSAAYTVHSGFAEGRIVEIATQCRPTLPDNLPAVRLLTPRVMEVNGLYRHGFMISPAMLDVVLELVDHNDSPLAREFDVAVHRG, encoded by the coding sequence ATGTCATTGCTACAAGCTTCTTCAAAGATCGCAATTCTCGGTGGCGGCCTCATGGGCCGTCTGCTGGCCCTGGCCCTGGCCCAGCGCGGTCATGCCATCGACCTCTATGACGCGCATGGCCCGCAAGGCGATGGCGCTGCGGCGCGCGTGGCAGCCGCCATGCTGGCGCCGCTGGCCGAGTCGGCCATTACCGAGCCCGGCGTGGTGCGCATGGGCCAGCATGGACTCAAGCGCTGGCCCGAGCTCATAGCTCAGCTCGAGCAGCATGTGTTCCTGCAGCAAAACGGCACGCTGATTCTCTGGCACCGCCAGGATCAGGGCGATGCGGCGCGCTTTTTCGGTCTGCTGGAGAAAAACCGGCGCATCAACCCCAGCCTGCCGGCCATGCAGGAGAAGACCGGCGCGGCGCTGCAGGACTGCGAGCCCGCGCTGCAGGGACGCTTCAACCAGGCCGTCTATCTTCCCGGCGAAGGCCAGCTCGACAACCGCCAGTTGCTGACGGCGCTGGTCGACAAGCTCAGCGCCCTGGGCGTGCAGCTGCACTGGGACAGCCCGCGCGAGATCGGCGACTTCCGCCCCGGTGAGGTCGGCCAGCCCGACTTCGTGTTCGACTGCCGGGGCCTGGGGGCCCGCAGCCAGTGGAAGCAACTGCGCGGCATTCGCGGCGAGGTGGTGCGCATCCACGCGCCCGAAGTCACGCTGCAGCGCCCCACGCGCCTGATCCATCCGCGCTACCCCATCTATATCGCGCCCAAGGAAGACCACCTGTTCGTGATTGGCGCGACCGAGATCGAGTCCGACGATATGTCGCCGGCCAGCGTGCGCTCCACGCTGGAGCTGCTGAGCGCTGCCTATACCGTGCACTCCGGCTTTGCCGAAGGCCGGATTGTGGAGATCGCCACCCAGTGCCGCCCCACCCTGCCCGATAATCTGCCCGCCGTGCGCCTGCTGACGCCACGCGTCATGGAAGTCAACGGCCTCTACCGCCACGGCTTCATGATCTCGCCCGCCATGCTGGACGTGGTGCTGGAGCTGGTGGACCACAACGACTCGCCGCTGGCGCGCGAGTTCGATGTCGCCGTGCATCGCGGCTGA
- the thiS gene encoding sulfur carrier protein ThiS, with product MKITLNQQATELPAHATVADALAQMQAKPPFAVAVNTVFVPKTQYTDHPLSEGDRMEVISPVTGG from the coding sequence ATGAAGATCACTCTCAACCAGCAAGCCACCGAGCTGCCAGCCCATGCCACCGTGGCCGATGCGCTGGCGCAGATGCAGGCCAAGCCCCCGTTTGCCGTGGCGGTCAACACGGTGTTCGTGCCCAAGACGCAGTACACCGACCATCCGCTCAGTGAGGGCGACAGGATGGAAGTCATCTCTCCGGTGACTGGCGGCTAG